One stretch of Chroococcidiopsis sp. SAG 2025 DNA includes these proteins:
- a CDS encoding ATP-binding protein gives MEDQLQQIINEALSLPPNAISYHISQKLASKYPEKALLEGSDSTFAPEAFSNAKLCTLLQKRDCYNQNKTAWSGQYNRLYPYIINGMFEVRWQENQLVLLLMNWKENSCSVRYYWILADSKEVAEEFYTTVCKWNSQIEINNEIFVFEGGYWSKNRELSKSIKTVSFDNLILKGELKQDIQNNLNQFFASREKYENFGVPWRRNYLFVGPPGNGKTHTIKAIINQLQKPALYVRSFESSEFYRRNSEENIRYVFQQAREYAPCILVLEDLDTLINRTNRSFFLNELDGFASNQGIVILATTNYPHKIDQALTKRPGRFDRKYNFELPTSSERVAYIKLWNDNKLENSPMRLSNAAIARLAELTDSFSFAYLKELFVSSMMQWMETMAAGTMEKQMISQVPLLKEQMNSSAKAKNEN, from the coding sequence ATGGAAGACCAATTACAACAGATAATTAATGAAGCACTCAGTCTTCCCCCTAATGCTATTTCCTATCATATCAGCCAGAAGCTAGCATCAAAATATCCGGAAAAGGCACTCCTAGAAGGTAGCGATTCTACGTTTGCTCCGGAAGCTTTTTCTAACGCTAAGCTTTGCACTCTGCTTCAGAAAAGGGATTGTTACAACCAGAACAAAACTGCTTGGAGTGGGCAATACAATAGACTTTACCCATATATTATCAATGGTATGTTTGAAGTGAGATGGCAAGAAAATCAGCTCGTTTTGCTCTTAATGAATTGGAAGGAAAATTCTTGTTCCGTTAGGTATTACTGGATTTTAGCTGATAGCAAAGAAGTTGCCGAAGAGTTTTACACTACTGTTTGTAAGTGGAATTCGCAGATTGAAATTAATAATGAGATTTTCGTATTTGAAGGTGGTTACTGGTCGAAGAACAGAGAATTATCTAAGTCGATTAAAACTGTGAGTTTCGACAACTTGATTTTGAAAGGGGAACTCAAACAAGACATTCAAAATAACTTAAATCAATTTTTTGCTTCCCGTGAAAAATACGAAAATTTCGGCGTACCTTGGAGGCGCAACTATCTATTTGTTGGACCACCTGGTAATGGTAAAACTCATACTATTAAAGCTATAATTAATCAATTACAAAAACCAGCTTTGTACGTCAGAAGCTTTGAATCTTCTGAGTTCTATAGACGCAATTCTGAAGAAAACATTCGTTACGTATTTCAGCAAGCGCGAGAGTATGCGCCCTGTATTCTTGTGTTAGAAGATCTTGATACTTTGATAAATCGTACAAATCGCTCGTTTTTTCTGAATGAACTTGATGGCTTCGCTTCTAATCAGGGTATTGTGATTTTAGCAACAACTAATTATCCCCATAAAATAGATCAGGCACTTACGAAACGTCCTGGTCGCTTCGATCGCAAGTATAATTTTGAATTACCAACTTCATCAGAACGTGTCGCTTATATCAAACTGTGGAACGATAATAAGTTAGAAAATTCGCCGATGCGCTTAAGTAATGCTGCGATCGCTCGGCTCGCCGAATTAACAGATAGCTTTTCTTTCGCTTACTTAAAAGAACTCTTTGTTTCTTCCATGATGCAATGGATGGAAACAATGGCAGCAGGGACAATGGAGAAACAGATGATTTCTCAAGTTCCTCTGCTAAAAGAGCAAATGAATAGTTCAGCTAAGGCTAAGAACGAGAATTAA
- a CDS encoding beta/gamma crystallin domain-containing protein, whose product MDFKMPKIKEQSEQLQNKELEAIAGGRLNNLVKNLSLRGKVARWAAVAASVVGISVSMAMPAEAINRVPCHEDGYFSIYQMFDGRQFGDSKCFANAGDANVVIADVHTVSSGNNAGYIIHH is encoded by the coding sequence ATGGATTTCAAGATGCCAAAAATTAAAGAACAGTCAGAACAATTACAGAATAAGGAATTAGAAGCGATAGCGGGGGGGCGACTTAACAACCTAGTAAAAAACCTCTCGTTGCGAGGTAAGGTTGCCAGGTGGGCTGCCGTGGCTGCATCCGTAGTAGGGATCTCTGTTAGTATGGCTATGCCAGCTGAAGCAATCAATCGTGTACCTTGCCATGAAGACGGGTACTTTAGCATCTATCAAATGTTCGATGGCAGACAATTCGGTGACTCAAAGTGCTTTGCAAATGCTGGCGATGCCAATGTTGTTATTGCTGATGTGCATACAGTCTCCTCAGGAAACAACGCTGGCTATATCATCCATCACTAA
- a CDS encoding DUF1822 family protein, which translates to MTDSTSSTFTVPIDIADLDRARQFGSQYHGAKAEQVYHNTLAVLAVDSFLRGLEIETALAASESQDTVYQVLMDVSDLEISDLGKLECRPVLPQADVVSIPPEVWTERIGYVAVQLDLNLWQEATLLGFTTEVTESGEVPIAQLQAIAELPAHIQQIRQTKLS; encoded by the coding sequence ATGACAGACTCAACATCCTCAACTTTCACAGTCCCAATAGACATAGCAGATCTCGATCGCGCACGACAATTTGGATCGCAATATCACGGCGCTAAAGCCGAACAGGTTTATCACAATACTCTGGCAGTGCTTGCGGTTGATTCCTTCCTACGTGGTTTAGAAATCGAAACCGCTCTGGCAGCCAGCGAAAGTCAAGACACGGTGTATCAAGTTTTGATGGATGTCAGCGACTTAGAAATTTCTGACTTGGGAAAGCTAGAGTGTCGTCCCGTGCTGCCTCAAGCAGATGTCGTCTCCATCCCGCCGGAGGTGTGGACAGAACGCATTGGCTACGTAGCCGTACAGCTCGACTTGAATTTGTGGCAAGAAGCAACATTGCTGGGATTTACCACAGAAGTGACAGAAAGTGGCGAAGTGCCGATCGCGCAATTGCAAGCGATCGCCGAGTTGCCAGCACACATACAGCAAATTAGGCAAACAAAACTGAGTTAA
- a CDS encoding response regulator produces MYSSNPNRILIVDNDESTLKLLHDYLQFHGYEIFSIARGANFFQTLSVFQPQLIVLDLRLPEIDGFTLLEQLKQRDEWQSIPVIIISALASQTERQRAYNLGAKHYFVKPANLRILLQTIQKEFQV; encoded by the coding sequence ATGTATTCCTCCAATCCCAATCGGATTTTAATTGTTGATAACGACGAATCTACTCTGAAATTACTACATGATTATTTGCAGTTTCATGGCTATGAAATTTTTAGTATTGCTAGAGGAGCTAACTTCTTTCAAACTCTCAGTGTTTTTCAACCCCAGCTCATCGTACTAGACTTGAGACTACCAGAAATTGATGGTTTTACGTTGCTTGAGCAATTAAAACAACGAGATGAATGGCAGTCTATCCCTGTAATAATAATTTCGGCACTCGCTTCTCAAACTGAACGGCAACGAGCTTACAATTTAGGAGCAAAACATTACTTTGTTAAGCCAGCCAATCTCCGTATTCTTCTGCAAACAATTCAAAAGGAATTCCAAGTATGA